A genomic stretch from Oreochromis aureus strain Israel breed Guangdong linkage group 17, ZZ_aureus, whole genome shotgun sequence includes:
- the LOC116309893 gene encoding protein mono-ADP-ribosyltransferase PARP11-like isoform X1, with amino-acid sequence MKALFSDKDRGRLKTDLAMLAIRSSEEESTEIEEMDTSEPNWCWFYLAECGVWHMFEIDPSAACSVTSAQIEQCYNRNQRGVMEFYTAKYTYRLDFSVMRQINVTTGKQRPIKRSLHSATGFRFICDNLALPVPCHWERINTDEPYQLIQLGRDTYEFKEVARLYERTMDHPIKSIQRIQNLDLWEFFCRKKTQLRKVKRTLDIEERMLFHGTGHSNIQAICTFNFDWRLTGSHGDVYGKGSYFARDAKYSSKFCHTTGKHNTTLQRHGLAPPIFASEPPYKTMFLARVLVGEYTVGHPMYCRPPSKDASFTNFYDSCVDDMATPKIYVIFDSNQIYPEYLIEFY; translated from the exons ATGAAGGCTTTGTTTTCCGATAAGGACAGAGGCAGGCTGAAAACTG ATTTAGCTATGTTAGCCATCAGATCGTCAGAGGAGGAGTCCACTGAGATTGAGGAGATGGACACCTCAGAGCCCAACTGGTGCTGGTTCTACTTGGCTGAGTGTGGAGTGTGGCATATGTTTGAG ATTGATCCCAGTGCAGCCTGCTCTGTGACCAGCGCTCAGATTGAGCAGTGCTACAACAGGAACCAGCGTGGTGTGATGGAGTTTTACACAGCCAAGTACACATACAGACTGGACTTCTCAG TTATGCGACAGATAAATGTAACAACAGGAAAGCAACGGCCGATCAAACGCTCCCTCCACTCTGCAACTGGATTTAG GTTTATTTGTGATAATCTCGCTTTGCCTGTTCCCTGTCACTGGGAGAGAATAAACACAGATGAGCCCTATCAG CTCATCCAGCTTGGCAGAGACACATATGAATTTAAAGAAGTAGCCAGACTGTATGAAAGAACAATGGATCATCCAATTAAATCCATCCAGAGGATCCAGAACCTGGATTTATGGGAGTTCTTCTGCAG GAAGAAAACACAGTTGCGAAAAGTCAAGCGAACACTGGATATTGAGGAGCGAATGCTGTTTCATGGCACGGGACACAGCAATATACAAGCTATATGTACATTTAACTTTGACTGGCGGCTCACAGGAAGCCATGGCGATGTCTATGGCAAAG GGAGCTACTTTGCCCGCGATGCCAAATACTCCAGTAAATTCTGTCACACCACAGGGAAACACAACACCACCTTACAGAGACATGGACTCGCACCACCGATATTTGCGAGTGAGCCGCCCTATAAGACCATGTTCCTGGCCAGAGTGCTTGTTGGAGAATACACAGTTGGTCATCCAATGTACTGCAGACCACCCTCTAAGGATGCCAGTTTCACCAACTTCTATGACAGTTGTGTGGATGATATGGCCACTCCAAAGATCTATGTCATTTTTGACAGTAATCAGATTTATCCAGAGTATCTGATTGAGTTCTACTGA
- the LOC116309893 gene encoding uncharacterized protein LOC116309893 isoform X2 — protein MKALFSDKDRGRLKTDLAMLAIRSSEEESTEIEEMDTSEPNWCWFYLAECGVWHMFEIDPSAACSVTSAQIEQCYNRNQRGVMEFYTAKYTYRLDFSVMRQINVTTGKQRPIKRSLHSATGFRFICDNLALPVPCHWERINTDEPYQLIQLGRDTYEFKEVARLYERTMDHPIKSIQRIQNLDLWEFFCRKHSCEKSSEHWILRSECCFMARDTAIYKLYVHLTLTGGSQEAMAMSMAKGATLPAMPNTPVNSVTPQGNTTPPYRDMDSHHRYLRVSRPIRPCSWPECLLENTQLVIQCTADHPLRMPVSPTSMTVVWMIWPLQRSMSFLTVIRFIQSI, from the exons ATGAAGGCTTTGTTTTCCGATAAGGACAGAGGCAGGCTGAAAACTG ATTTAGCTATGTTAGCCATCAGATCGTCAGAGGAGGAGTCCACTGAGATTGAGGAGATGGACACCTCAGAGCCCAACTGGTGCTGGTTCTACTTGGCTGAGTGTGGAGTGTGGCATATGTTTGAG ATTGATCCCAGTGCAGCCTGCTCTGTGACCAGCGCTCAGATTGAGCAGTGCTACAACAGGAACCAGCGTGGTGTGATGGAGTTTTACACAGCCAAGTACACATACAGACTGGACTTCTCAG TTATGCGACAGATAAATGTAACAACAGGAAAGCAACGGCCGATCAAACGCTCCCTCCACTCTGCAACTGGATTTAG GTTTATTTGTGATAATCTCGCTTTGCCTGTTCCCTGTCACTGGGAGAGAATAAACACAGATGAGCCCTATCAG CTCATCCAGCTTGGCAGAGACACATATGAATTTAAAGAAGTAGCCAGACTGTATGAAAGAACAATGGATCATCCAATTAAATCCATCCAGAGGATCCAGAACCTGGATTTATGGGAGTTCTTCTGCAG AAAACACAGTTGCGAAAAGTCAAGCGAACACTGGATATTGAGGAGCGAATGCTGTTTCATGGCACGGGACACAGCAATATACAAGCTATATGTACATTTAACTTTGACTGGCGGCTCACAGGAAGCCATGGCGATGTCTATGGCAAAG GGAGCTACTTTGCCCGCGATGCCAAATACTCCAGTAAATTCTGTCACACCACAGGGAAACACAACACCACCTTACAGAGACATGGACTCGCACCACCGATATTTGCGAGTGAGCCGCCCTATAAGACCATGTTCCTGGCCAGAGTGCTTGTTGGAGAATACACAGTTGGTCATCCAATGTACTGCAGACCACCCTCTAAGGATGCCAGTTTCACCAACTTCTATGACAGTTGTGTGGATGATATGGCCACTCCAAAGATCTATGTCATTTTTGACAGTAATCAGATTTATCCAGAGTATCTGA
- the LOC116309893 gene encoding protein mono-ADP-ribosyltransferase PARP11-like isoform X3 codes for MEFYTAKYTYRLDFSVMRQINVTTGKQRPIKRSLHSATGFRFICDNLALPVPCHWERINTDEPYQLIQLGRDTYEFKEVARLYERTMDHPIKSIQRIQNLDLWEFFCRKKTQLRKVKRTLDIEERMLFHGTGHSNIQAICTFNFDWRLTGSHGDVYGKGSYFARDAKYSSKFCHTTGKHNTTLQRHGLAPPIFASEPPYKTMFLARVLVGEYTVGHPMYCRPPSKDASFTNFYDSCVDDMATPKIYVIFDSNQIYPEYLIEFY; via the exons ATGGAGTTTTACACAGCCAAGTACACATACAGACTGGACTTCTCAG TTATGCGACAGATAAATGTAACAACAGGAAAGCAACGGCCGATCAAACGCTCCCTCCACTCTGCAACTGGATTTAG GTTTATTTGTGATAATCTCGCTTTGCCTGTTCCCTGTCACTGGGAGAGAATAAACACAGATGAGCCCTATCAG CTCATCCAGCTTGGCAGAGACACATATGAATTTAAAGAAGTAGCCAGACTGTATGAAAGAACAATGGATCATCCAATTAAATCCATCCAGAGGATCCAGAACCTGGATTTATGGGAGTTCTTCTGCAG GAAGAAAACACAGTTGCGAAAAGTCAAGCGAACACTGGATATTGAGGAGCGAATGCTGTTTCATGGCACGGGACACAGCAATATACAAGCTATATGTACATTTAACTTTGACTGGCGGCTCACAGGAAGCCATGGCGATGTCTATGGCAAAG GGAGCTACTTTGCCCGCGATGCCAAATACTCCAGTAAATTCTGTCACACCACAGGGAAACACAACACCACCTTACAGAGACATGGACTCGCACCACCGATATTTGCGAGTGAGCCGCCCTATAAGACCATGTTCCTGGCCAGAGTGCTTGTTGGAGAATACACAGTTGGTCATCCAATGTACTGCAGACCACCCTCTAAGGATGCCAGTTTCACCAACTTCTATGACAGTTGTGTGGATGATATGGCCACTCCAAAGATCTATGTCATTTTTGACAGTAATCAGATTTATCCAGAGTATCTGATTGAGTTCTACTGA
- the LOC116309888 gene encoding protein mono-ADP-ribosyltransferase PARP11-like isoform X1: MGGNREVEYMDTSDTPGCWYYLADCERWHQFEKRQQQKMGENTEVDMDTADTPWCWFYLADCGRWHQFEDDPDLPFSSEAVEKFYLKNSKSVLNTSSFSDKGKIDFSAMLLTDLTARRQKRIKRSYNTEKRCSCFSLAPVFWESFDPDCPYQLIPLSEHSPEYQTVEHYVKTDGLLDRTILSIYRIQNLDLWELYCRKKKQLMRIQGIKEIQERRLFHGTDIKNVDYICKYNFDVRLAGQHGNIFGKGIYFAKHATYADKYSMRSSEPLPVYGGKAQLVHSGKTKIIFLARVVIGKPVAGRSHFQKPDHGSPENLHDSCVDDVSHPNIFVIFDPNQIYPEYVIQYS; the protein is encoded by the exons atggggGGAAATAGAGAAGTGGAATATATGGATACATCTGACACCCCTGGGTGCTGGTATTACCTGGCTGACTGTGAACGGTGGCACCAGTTTGAG AAACGGCAGCAACAAAAAATGGGGGAAAATACAGAAGTGGATATGGATACAGCTGACACCCCTTGGTGCTGGTTTTACCTGGCTGACTGTGGACGGTGGCACCAGTTTGAG GATGACCCCGATCTCCCCTTTAGCAGTGAGGCTGTTGAAAAGTTTTACCTGAAAAACAGCAAGTCTGTTTTAAACACATCTTCTTTCAGTGACAAGGGCAAGATTGATTTCTCTG cGATGCTACTGACAGACCTCACCGCACGGAGGCAAAAAAGAATCAAGAGGAGttacaacactgaaaaaag GTGTTCCTGTTTCAGCCTTGCTCCTGTTTTCTGGGAATCGTTTGATCCCGATTGTCCATATCAG TTAATCCCTCTGAGTGAACACTCCCCCGAgtatcagacagtggaacattATGTAAAGACTGATGGGCTGTTGGACAGAACCATTCTGTCAATCTACAGGATACAGAATTTGGATCTTTGGGAATTATATTGCAG gaaaaagaaacagctgatgaGGATTCAAGGCATCAAAGAAATTCAAGAAAGACGACTCTTTCATGGGACTGATATCAAAAATGTGGATTACATTTGCAAGTATAACTTTGATGTAAGGTTAGCTGGACAACATGGCAACATATTTGGCAAAG GAATTTATTTTGCCAAACATGCAACATATGCCGACAAATACAGTATGAGAAGCTCGGAACCACTGCCGGTTTATGGCGGGAAAGCACAACTTGTACACTCTGGAAAaactaaaattatatttttggcTCGGGTGGTAATTGGAAAACCAGTTGCTGgacgatctcatttccaaaaaCCCGATCATGGGAGTCCCGAAAACTTGCATGACAGCTGTGTTGATGATGTCTCTCATCCtaatatttttgtcatttttgatcCAAATCAAATATATCCGGAGTATGTGATTCAGTACAGCTGA
- the LOC116309888 gene encoding protein mono-ADP-ribosyltransferase PARP11-like isoform X2, with protein sequence MGGNREVEYMDTSDTPGCWYYLADCERWHQFEDDPDLPFSSEAVEKFYLKNSKSVLNTSSFSDKGKIDFSAMLLTDLTARRQKRIKRSYNTEKRCSCFSLAPVFWESFDPDCPYQLIPLSEHSPEYQTVEHYVKTDGLLDRTILSIYRIQNLDLWELYCRKKKQLMRIQGIKEIQERRLFHGTDIKNVDYICKYNFDVRLAGQHGNIFGKGIYFAKHATYADKYSMRSSEPLPVYGGKAQLVHSGKTKIIFLARVVIGKPVAGRSHFQKPDHGSPENLHDSCVDDVSHPNIFVIFDPNQIYPEYVIQYS encoded by the exons atggggGGAAATAGAGAAGTGGAATATATGGATACATCTGACACCCCTGGGTGCTGGTATTACCTGGCTGACTGTGAACGGTGGCACCAGTTTGAG GATGACCCCGATCTCCCCTTTAGCAGTGAGGCTGTTGAAAAGTTTTACCTGAAAAACAGCAAGTCTGTTTTAAACACATCTTCTTTCAGTGACAAGGGCAAGATTGATTTCTCTG cGATGCTACTGACAGACCTCACCGCACGGAGGCAAAAAAGAATCAAGAGGAGttacaacactgaaaaaag GTGTTCCTGTTTCAGCCTTGCTCCTGTTTTCTGGGAATCGTTTGATCCCGATTGTCCATATCAG TTAATCCCTCTGAGTGAACACTCCCCCGAgtatcagacagtggaacattATGTAAAGACTGATGGGCTGTTGGACAGAACCATTCTGTCAATCTACAGGATACAGAATTTGGATCTTTGGGAATTATATTGCAG gaaaaagaaacagctgatgaGGATTCAAGGCATCAAAGAAATTCAAGAAAGACGACTCTTTCATGGGACTGATATCAAAAATGTGGATTACATTTGCAAGTATAACTTTGATGTAAGGTTAGCTGGACAACATGGCAACATATTTGGCAAAG GAATTTATTTTGCCAAACATGCAACATATGCCGACAAATACAGTATGAGAAGCTCGGAACCACTGCCGGTTTATGGCGGGAAAGCACAACTTGTACACTCTGGAAAaactaaaattatatttttggcTCGGGTGGTAATTGGAAAACCAGTTGCTGgacgatctcatttccaaaaaCCCGATCATGGGAGTCCCGAAAACTTGCATGACAGCTGTGTTGATGATGTCTCTCATCCtaatatttttgtcatttttgatcCAAATCAAATATATCCGGAGTATGTGATTCAGTACAGCTGA
- the LOC116309811 gene encoding protein mono-ADP-ribosyltransferase PARP11-like, producing MLENTEEDMDTSDTPGCWYYLADYGQCSQFEKQQKMGENTEVDMDTADTPCWWYYLADCGHWHRFEDDHNLTFSSEDVDTFYLKNSKDILNTSSFSYRIDFSEMLLTDLTARRQKRIKRSYNTEKRCSCFSLAPVFWESFDPDCPYQLIPLSAHSPEYQTVEHYVKTDGLLDRTILSIYRIQNLDLWELYCRKKKQLMRIQGIKEIQERRLFHGTDIKNVDYICKYNFDVRLAGQHGNIFGKGIYFAKHATYADRYSMSSSEPLPVYGGKAQLVHSGKTKIIFLARVMTGKPVAGQSHFQKPDHGSPENLHDSCVNDVSRPKIFVIFDSNQIYPEYVIQYS from the exons atgttggaaaATACAGAAGAGGATATGGATACATCTGACACCCCTGGGTGCTGGTATTACCTGGCTGACTATGGACAGTGCAGCCAGTTTGAG aaacaacaaaaaatgggGGAAAATACAGAAGTGGATATGGATACAGCTGACACCCCTTGCTGGTGGTATTACCTGGCCGACTGTGGACATTGGCACCGGTTTGAG GATGACCACAATCTCACCTTTAGCAGTGAGGATGTTGACACGTTTTACCTGAAAAACTCCAAGGATATTTTAAACACATCTTCTTTCAGTTACAGGATTGATTTCTCTG aaaTGCTACTGACAGACCTCACCGCACGGAGGCAAAAAAGAATCAAGAGGAGctacaacactgaaaaaag GTGTTCCTGTTTCAGCCTTGCTCCTGTTTTCTGGGAATCGTTTGATCCCGATTGTCCATATCAG TTAATTCCTCTGAGTGCACACTCCCCCGAgtatcagacagtggaacattATGTAAAGACTGATGGGCTGTTGGACAGAACCATTCTGTCAATCTACAGGATACAGAATTTGGATCTTTGGGAATTATATTGCAG gaaaaagaaacagctgatgaGGATTCAAGGCATCAAAGAAATTCAAGAAAGACGACTCTTTCATGGGACTGATATCAAAAATGTGGATTACATTTGCAAGTATAACTTTGATGTAAGGTTAGCTGGACAACATGGCAACATATTTGGCAAAG GAATTTATTTTGCCAAACATGCAACATATGCCGACAGATACAGTATGAGCAGCTCGGAACCACTGCCGGTATATGGTGGGAAAGCACAACTTGTACACTCTGGAAAaactaaaattatatttttggcTCGTGTGATGACTGGAAAACCAGTTGCTGGACAATCTCATTTCCAAAAGCCCGATCATGGGAGTCCCGAAAACTTGCATGACAGCTGTGTTAATGATGTCTCTCGTCCTaaaatttttgtcatttttgattcAAATCAAATATATCCGGAGTATGTGATTCAGTACAGCTGA